DNA sequence from the Acidobacteriota bacterium genome:
GACGCACGCCGGCTCTGCTCCTGGTGATCGACGGATTACCCGACCGGCCCCTGCGCTCGCTCGGTGCACGGACGCCCCTGGAGGCCGCCCGCACCCCGACTCTCGACCGGCTAGCCAGGGAAGGCGTCTGCGGTCTGGCCGACCCGGTGGCACCGGGCGTCGTTCCGGATACGGCCTCGGGCAACCTCGCCCTGTTCGCGCAGTCACCGCGGGTGATGACGCGTGGACCGATCGAGGCGCTCGGCGCCGGCCTCAAGCTGAAGGCGGGCACGATCGCCATTCGGGGCAACTTCGCCACCCTCGATGAACGCGGCAGCGTCGTCGACCGCCGCGCCGGCCGCATCCGCGAGGACGCGAAGAAGCTGGCGAAGGCGATCGACAAGCTGGACCTTCCCGCTTCCGATCGGGTCAAGGTGCGCGTGCGGGCAACGACCGAGCATCGGCTCGCGATCACGCTGCGCGGAGGCGGGCTGACTTCGGCCATCCAGGGCTCCGACCCGGGCGAGGGGGCTCCGTCCGGGCCGCCCCTGGCGCCGCGACCCCTCGATCCCAACGACGACAGCGCCGAGCGAACCGCCCGTGTCCTCGCCCTGTTCGAACAGGAGGCCCGCCGGGTCCTGGCCCGGCACCCGGTCAATGAGAAACGCCTGGAGAACGGAAAGCTGGCGGCCAACGCCGTCCTCACCCGGGGCGTGGGCCGGGTCCACCGCCTGCTTCCCCTGGAACCCGGCGGGTTGCCGCTCGAAGCTGCCTGCGTCGGCGGCGACCGCACCGTGATGGGGATCGCCTCGGCGCTCGGCGCTTCCGTGATCCGCCGCCGCGGCATGACCGCGAACGTGGATACGGACCTCTCGCTCAAGTTCGACTGCGCCCTGGAGGCGCTCGAGGAGCACGACCTGGTGATGGTCCACGTCAAGGGCGCCGACATCGCCGCCCACGACCGCCGCCCCGATCTGAAGGTCGCCTTCCTGGAACGGCTCGACCGCGAACTGGGGACCCTGCTCGACCGGCTGGAGCAACCCGTCCGGGTCGCCGTGACGGCCGATCACGCCACCCTGTCTGAACTGGGCGCGCATGGCGCCGATCCCGTGCCGGTGCTGATCTGGGGTGAGGGGATCGCACCGGACGGCGTGACAAGTTACGGCGAGCGCGCCGCGGGAACCGGCAGGTTGAATCGGTTCCCGCTCCAGCTCCTGATCGAGCGTCTCTTCGAGCAGCACGGCAGCGAGACGATCTGAGTGGCGAAGAAAGTCGAACGCCCTGTCCAGCGCCGTGCGGATCTTGCAGGCGGTCGCGGCTTCGCCTGCGTCGCCCTCGACCGACCTGCCGATCCCGTCAACGTCGGCCACGTCCTGCGGGCAGCGCTCTGCTTCCAGGCCCGGATGATCATCCTCGGCCAGCCATCGGAACACATCGACGTCCGGCGGCTGCCGACCGATCCGACCCGCGCCTACCGGCACGTTCCGGTGATCGAGGTGGAGGATCTGCTCGAGGCAACTCCTCGCGACACGGCCCTCGTCGCGGTGGAGATCGTTCCGGATGCGATCGCACTTCCCGATTTCGTTCACCCCGAGCGGGCCTGCTACGTGTTCGGGCCCGAGAGCGGTTCGGTTTCGGAGCGCATCCTGAAGCACAGCGACCATCGCCTTCGCGTTCCCACCGCGGTATCGCTGAACCTCGGCATGACGGTTGGCGTCGTGCTCTACGACCGCTGCGCCGACCGCTGGCGCCGCAACCGACAGGAAGGGTCCGACTGAGTCAGTTTTCGCCGGGCGATGTCGCCGTCTCGGCAAAGAGCGACAGCAGGGGAAGCCCGAGCCGCTCGCGCACCAGGCGGCGCACCAGACGCTGACGGAGATCCGGCAGCCTCTGCTCCTCCACTCGTCCCGCCGTCCGGCGCAGCGCTTCGTCGGCGCCCGCCACTACGGCCTCGCGGTCCGGGGCTGCCAGCGAGTCGAACGCCCGCGCGACCAGTTCGAGATCCAACTCCGCCAGTCTCGCCTCGATCTCCGGCGCCGGTCCGTCGAGCGCCAGGAGCCTGCGTCTTGTGGCGTCGACTCCCTGAAGCGAGGAGGGCAGGGCTGCCGCGAGTGCGACCAGCTTCCGAGGCACATCGATAGCCGGCGGCGGCCTTTGAACCGACGGTATCGGTCCCAGCTCCCGATGGACGGCCCATGCCTTCTCCACCGCCGGCCGGCAGTAGCGCAGACTGCTCACCCGCCGCTTGGGCGCATCCGGCGAGGCGGCCGCCCGTTCGGCCCGCCGCGCGAACACTTCGCGGATGCTCTCGAGAACCAGGGTTAGCGGTACGCCATCCCGCCGCCACTGCCGCGCAAGACGCCAGTCCGCCGGACTCAGCAGCAGGGGTGCTCCCCGCAGCCTGATGAACTCCTCCTCGATGACCTCGAAGTAGTCGCGGTCCCCGCTCCCGGGATCCGCTCCCGGCGTCACGCCTCGATGACCTCGCCCGACGCGATCGTGCGCAGGCCGGCCGGCGTCTCGAGGCGGAAGCGTCCGCCGTCGTCGAAGCCGGCGAACCGGCCCGAAACCGTCTCGCCGCCGATCCGGCAGCTCACTTCGTCGCCCTCGCGATGGATCGTGCAGCGGCGGTAGGAATCCAGGGTGTACTCCAAATCACCCGCACGACCCAGCTCGCATTCCATCGAACTGGCGAGCCGTGCGACGGCGGCCGCCCGCGAAGGCGGCCTTCCGGTTTCGAGCGCGATCGATGTTGACACGGGCGTCGGCAGCTCGCCTGCTGTGCCGAAGTCGTAGTTCACGCCGAAACCGATCACGGCCACGGTCTCTCCCCCGCCGCCGACTACCGTCTCGATCAGGACGCCCGCGATCTTGCGGCCCTCCACGAGCACGTCGTTGGGCCACTTGAGGCCCGCTCGCCCGTCGACGAAGTCCGTCACCGCACGGCACACGCCGATGCCGGCGAGAAGGGGCAGCGACCCGAGCTGATCCTCCAGGGGGCCAGCTCCCGCGATCGGCAACGGCTGCAGCCAGGTGCAGTAGAGACCCCGTTCCGCGGTGCTGACCCAGGAGCGGCCCTGTCGACCCCGACCCGCCGTCTGCTCGAAGGCCACGACCAGGGCAGGCTGCGGCATCGACTCTTCCTCGAAAAACCGCTCCGCGAGTGTCTTGACGAAGCGGTTCGTCGAATCGACGGTATCCATCAACACGAAGTTTCCCGCCAGGCGCGGCGACCAGGCCAGCAGTTCCCCGGTGAACTGGTCGAATGCCTCGGAGCGGTCCGCCATCGGGGCGCGAAGGCTAGCAGCACTCACACTAGTGGCCGAGCGCCTCGGACACCCGTTGGCGACGTTCCTCGAGTTCGGCGAGGCGCGCGCGGTTGCCCTCGACCACGTGGACCGGAGCCTTCTCGAGGAACCCGGTGTTCGAGAGTCGGCCCCGGGCCCCGGCAATCTCGGCATCGATCTTCTGCAGGTCCCTGGCGAGTTTCGCGCGCTCGGACTCGCTCATCGCAGGAACCTCGACCTCGAACGCGAGATTCACTCCCCCGACCCGGTCCCGGACCGACCCGGCCGGCCCCCTGCCGGCTGTGACCTGACCGACACCGGCCACCGCGTCCAGCAGGGATGCCTGGTCGACGACGAAGGCGATCAGGTCCCGGTCGCCGTCCTCGACGAAGACGGACATCTTCGCCGCCGCGGCGAGGTTCCGCTCGCGGCGCAGACTCCGGGCCGCCTGGACGGCGGCGATCACGACGTCCATGCCGCGCTCCACGTCGTCCGAAACTAGGTCGTCGTCGCCCAGCGGGTAGGCCTGAAGCGCGATGCTCTCCGGCTCCCCGGAGCCCGGAGCCGTGGCTCGCGGCAGGCGCTGCCAGAGCTCCTCCGTCAAGTGCGGCATCACCGGATGGAGCAGCCGCAGGCTCGATTCGATCGCGAACAGAACCGTCTCGGCGACCCGCGGCCTGGGCGCCCTTCCCGAGAGGGCCGGCTTCGCGAACTCGATGTACCAGTCGCAGAGCTCGTGCCAGAAGAAGTAGTAGAGCGCGTTGCAGGCACGGTCGAAACGAAACTCCTCCAGGGCCTCGTTGACCGCGGCCGCGGTCGCTGACAGGCGCGAGAGGATCCACCTTTCGGGCGCCGCCAGGTCGTCACCGAGCAACTCGGCGGCCGACCCTGGAACGCTGGCCCCTTCGGTCCGTGCCAGCGCGAACCGGACCGCGTTCCAGATCTTGTTGCCGAAGGCGCGATAGCCCGCCATCCGCTCGAGGTCGAGCGGAATGTCGCGTCCCGGAACGTCGAGCACCGCCAGCGTGAAGCGCATTGCATCGGCCCCGTACTCCTCGACCAGGTCCATCGGGTCGACCGTGTTGCCCTTCATCTTCGACATCTTCTCGCCCCGCGCGTCCCGCACCAGACCGGTCAGATGGACGGCGCGGAACGGCACGTCGCCGCAGAAGTGCTGCGAGAGCATGACCATGCGGGCGACCCAGAAGAACAGGATGTCGAATCCCGTGATCAGCACGTCCGTCGGGTACCAGGTCTGCAGGTCCGGGGCATCCCGGTCGGGCCAGCCGAGGGTCGACAGCGGCCAGAGCCCCGACGAGAACCAGGTGTCCAGCACGTCGGGGTCGCGGGTCAGTTCGTCCGTGCCGGCCAGTTCCTCGGCCTCCCGGCGGTCCATCGCGACGTAACAGGCCCCGTCGCGGTCGTACCAGGCCGGAATGCGGTGTCCCCACCAGAGCTGCCGCGAGATGACCCACGGCCGGATGTTGCGCAGCCAGTGTTCCCAGGTCTTGTCCCAGGTGTCGGGGATCAGCTCCAACCGCCCGTCCTCGACGGCGGCGAGCGCCTCCTTCGCCATGCCCGAAACATCGGCGAACCACTGCGGCGACAGCATCGGCTCGATCGGTTCCCCGCTCCGCTGCGAGTGGCCCACGCTGTGGACGTGCCGCTCGGTCCCGACCAGGCGCCCCTCCGCTTCGAGCCGTTCGACCACCCGCCGCCGGGCTTCCAGGCGGTCCAGGCCTTCGAAGTCGGCACCGGCCTCGGCCGTCATCCGCCCGTCCAGGCCGATCACGCGCACGCCCGGGAGATCGTGCCTGCGCGCGATCTCGTAGTCGTTCGGGTCATGAAACGGCGTGACCTTGACCAGTCCGGTGCCGAACTCCGGGTCGACGTATTCATCGGCGACCAGCCGCAGACGCCGCCCCAGGATCGGCAGCCGTGCGAAGCGGCCTCCGAGGCGTCGGTAGCGATCGTCGTCTGGATGGAAGGCAACCGCGGTATCGCCCAGCATCGTCTCCGGCCGTGTCGTCGCGACGATCAACGGTTCTTCGGGGACGCTACCGCTGCCTTCCTCCGGCTCCAGCGGATACGCCAGGTGGTAGAGCTTGCCCTCGACCTCCCGGTTCTCCACTTCCAGGTCCGACACCGCCGTCTGCAGGACCGGCGACCAGTTGACCATGTGCTCGCCGCGGTAGATCAGGTCCTCGCGGTACAGCTCGACGAAGGCGGTCCGCACGGCGTGCGCGAGGCGTTCGTCCAGGGTGAACCGCTCTCGAGACCAGTCGCAGGAAGCCCCCAGCCGCTGCAGCTGGCCCCGGATGTTCGAGTGGTACTCATCCTTCCAGCGCCATACGCGCTCAACGAACTTCTCGCGGCCGAGTTCGACCCGGCTCGATCCCTGTAGCTCCAGGTGCCGCTCGACCATCAGTTGGGTCGCGATGCCGGCGTGGTCCGTGCCGGGAAGCCAGAGGGCGTTGTCGCCCCGCATCCGCCGCCAGCGGGTCACCAGGTCCTGGAGCGTGCTCTGCAGCGCGTGCCCGATGTGCAGCCTGCCGGTCACGTTCGGCGGCGGAATCAGGATGCAGTAGGGAGCCGGTCCCCTCCGTTCGGGATCCTCCGGGCAACGGAACAGATCCCGCTCCGCCCACCACGCCTGCCACTTGCCCTCGTAGGACGCCGGGTCGAAGCGCTTCTTCACGGCGGCCCGAGTCGGTGGTTCAGGTACTCGATGATCTCGGCAGTGCTCGAGCCCGGGGGAAAGACCTCGTCCACACCGGCCGCTCTGAGTCCCCCGATGTCCCGTTCCGGAACGATGCCGCCCGCGAACACCAGGACGTCGTCCGCATCCGCCGCTCTGAGCCCGTCGACGACTTCGGGGAGCAGGGTGTTGTGGGCCCCGGACAGGATGGACAGACCGACGGCGCGGACATCCTCCTGCACGGCCGCGGCGACGATCTGCTCCGGTGTCTTGCGCAAACCGGTGTAGATCACCTCGAAGCCGGCATCCCGCAACGCCCGGGCGACGACCTTCGCGCCCCGATCGTGGCCGTCGAGCCCGGGCTTGGCGACCAGAATCCGGTGCGGGGTCATAGCGCCTGGGCGCTCCGCGCTCACGCGGGTTCCTCCCGCCGCAGACCGTGCAGATCCATCTTCTTGTACAGGTTGCTTCGCGGCGTTCCGATCGCCTTGGCGGTCCGGGTCACGTTCCAGCCATATTCCTCGAGTTTCTTCGCCAGGTAGAGACGTTCAGCGCTCTCCCTGAACTCCCGCAGCGTCGAAACCGCGAGAATAGCCTCCGACAACTCCCCACGCTCCGGGCCGGCGAGCCGGAGCACGTCTCCGCGGTCTATCTCGTCGCCGGGCGTCAGGATCAGCAGACGCTCCACCAGGTTCTTCAGTTCGCGCACGTTGCCACGCCACGGCATTGCCTGCAGTTGCCGGGTCGCCTCGCCTGTCAGGGTCTTGGGCCGGTAGTTGTTCTCCGCCGCGAAGCGCTCGATGAAGTGATCGACCAAGAGCGGCAGGTCGTCCAGACGCTCCCGTAGCGGCGGCGCATGAACCGGGACGACGTTGAGCCGGTAGAAGAGGTCCTCGCGGAAGCGGCCCTCCTCGATTTCGGCCAGCAGATCCCGGTGGGTCGCCGCCACCACCCGGACATCGACGGTGACCGTAGTACGGGCGCCGACCGGCTCGATCTCGCCGCTCTGCAGCGCCCGCAGCACCTTCGCCTGGGTCCGGGCGGACATGTCCCCCACCTCGTCCAGGAAGATCGTGCCACCGTCCGCGGCCGTGAACTTGCCGATCTGGCGGCGCACGGCGCCGGTGAAAGCGCCCCTCTCGTGGCCGAACAGCTCGGACTCGATCAGTTCGTCCGGAATCGCGGCGCAGTTCACCTGCACCAGCGGCATGTCGCTGCGCGGGCTGCCGGCATGGATGGCTCGCGCCACGAGTTCCTTGCCGACGCCACTCTCGCCGGTGATCAGAACCGTGGCCGGAGTCGGCGCGGCCCGCTCGATCACGGCCCGCAGCTCCCGCATCGCGGCGGACTCGCCCACCAACTCGAACGGCGCCCCACGCAGCAGCCGGTTCTCGTCCTCGAGCCGCTGGCGCTCGACGGCGTTTCGCAGCGCCAGGAGCACCCGGTCCCGTTCGAGCGGTTTCTCCAGGAAGTCGTATGCTCCAAGCCGGGTCGCCTCGACCGCGGCCGCGATGTCGCCGTGACCGCTGATCATCACGACCGGCATGTCGTGACCGCGTTCCCTGAGGCGCGAAAGCGTGGCCAGGCCGTCCATCTCGGGCATCTTGATGTCCAGCAGGACGGCCGCTGGAGGCCGCATCATCACCCGGCGCAGTGCCTCCCTGCCGGTCGACGCCTCCTCGACCCGGTAGCGCTCGAACTCGAGGATCATCCGCAGCGAGCTTCGGATCGACTCCTCGTCGTCGACCACGAGCACCCGAGGGGCCATGGGCGTCAGGGGACTTCGATGACCGAGAAGAACCGCTGTGGGCCGGAAGTCCCGGGAATCACTGCCTCCACACGGATCAGGTCTCCGGTCTCGAGATCGGCCGTCGCCGCCTTCAGGTCGTCCAGATCGCGAATCTCGGCGTCTTCGATCCCGGTGATCACGACGCCGGGCTGGAAGCCCCTCTCGGCGAAGACGCTACGGGCCGAGACGTCCGAGACGTAGACGCCCCGCTGGCGCCGGTCCAGCCCCACGCGCTCGCGGAGATTCGCGGTCAGCGGCTGCAACTCGAGACCCAGCCACTCCATGCCTTCGCCCCGCGTCGGGGCCGGTCTCGCGGGGCTGCTCTCGGCAACCTGCGGTGGACGTTCCTCCAGCAGGACATCCAGTGTGATCCGCCGGTTCTCACGGAGGACCTCCAGCTCGACGCTCTCGCCGGGCGGCAGCGCCGCGACGTAGTCGATCAGGTCGCGGGTGCCGACGACATCGTGGTCGTCGACGCGCAGGATCACG
Encoded proteins:
- the apgM gene encoding 2,3-bisphosphoglycerate-independent phosphoglycerate mutase, which translates into the protein MLQLPAAPCAGGDLIVTEGATERPIQITHHGETQPFSRGLLARSLYAAGLDFDRAYRRVEQLQRQLQHEGTTSLEKRRLVRRIADFLDTEEGSDTAGRYRLIRRLRRLPKPLILYIGGAGGTGKSTLALDLAPQLRIYRINATDTVRQVMRMVFAPAILPALHVSSYEAATDPSAELAAGAANPQLATLEEQATRVCVGVRAVVERAIAENISLVVEGVHLSPGLVPFTDLEGEAYQFFVVLSTPDEEVHRSHFLARETFDGRKSSRHLDHFTVIREQQDRLLHLAGEADIPILDTTDREQSLSAAIALLGQSLSQRLPWLTQASVESLGERRTPALLLVIDGLPDRPLRSLGARTPLEAARTPTLDRLAREGVCGLADPVAPGVVPDTASGNLALFAQSPRVMTRGPIEALGAGLKLKAGTIAIRGNFATLDERGSVVDRRAGRIREDAKKLAKAIDKLDLPASDRVKVRVRATTEHRLAITLRGGGLTSAIQGSDPGEGAPSGPPLAPRPLDPNDDSAERTARVLALFEQEARRVLARHPVNEKRLENGKLAANAVLTRGVGRVHRLLPLEPGGLPLEAACVGGDRTVMGIASALGASVIRRRGMTANVDTDLSLKFDCALEALEEHDLVMVHVKGADIAAHDRRPDLKVAFLERLDRELGTLLDRLEQPVRVAVTADHATLSELGAHGADPVPVLIWGEGIAPDGVTSYGERAAGTGRLNRFPLQLLIERLFEQHGSETI
- a CDS encoding TrmH family RNA methyltransferase, coding for MAKKVERPVQRRADLAGGRGFACVALDRPADPVNVGHVLRAALCFQARMIILGQPSEHIDVRRLPTDPTRAYRHVPVIEVEDLLEATPRDTALVAVEIVPDAIALPDFVHPERACYVFGPESGSVSERILKHSDHRLRVPTAVSLNLGMTVGVVLYDRCADRWRRNRQEGSD
- a CDS encoding biotin--[acetyl-CoA-carboxylase] ligase, whose protein sequence is MADRSEAFDQFTGELLAWSPRLAGNFVLMDTVDSTNRFVKTLAERFFEEESMPQPALVVAFEQTAGRGRQGRSWVSTAERGLYCTWLQPLPIAGAGPLEDQLGSLPLLAGIGVCRAVTDFVDGRAGLKWPNDVLVEGRKIAGVLIETVVGGGGETVAVIGFGVNYDFGTAGELPTPVSTSIALETGRPPSRAAAVARLASSMECELGRAGDLEYTLDSYRRCTIHREGDEVSCRIGGETVSGRFAGFDDGGRFRLETPAGLRTIASGEVIEA
- a CDS encoding valine--tRNA ligase, with the protein product MKKRFDPASYEGKWQAWWAERDLFRCPEDPERRGPAPYCILIPPPNVTGRLHIGHALQSTLQDLVTRWRRMRGDNALWLPGTDHAGIATQLMVERHLELQGSSRVELGREKFVERVWRWKDEYHSNIRGQLQRLGASCDWSRERFTLDERLAHAVRTAFVELYREDLIYRGEHMVNWSPVLQTAVSDLEVENREVEGKLYHLAYPLEPEEGSGSVPEEPLIVATTRPETMLGDTAVAFHPDDDRYRRLGGRFARLPILGRRLRLVADEYVDPEFGTGLVKVTPFHDPNDYEIARRHDLPGVRVIGLDGRMTAEAGADFEGLDRLEARRRVVERLEAEGRLVGTERHVHSVGHSQRSGEPIEPMLSPQWFADVSGMAKEALAAVEDGRLELIPDTWDKTWEHWLRNIRPWVISRQLWWGHRIPAWYDRDGACYVAMDRREAEELAGTDELTRDPDVLDTWFSSGLWPLSTLGWPDRDAPDLQTWYPTDVLITGFDILFFWVARMVMLSQHFCGDVPFRAVHLTGLVRDARGEKMSKMKGNTVDPMDLVEEYGADAMRFTLAVLDVPGRDIPLDLERMAGYRAFGNKIWNAVRFALARTEGASVPGSAAELLGDDLAAPERWILSRLSATAAAVNEALEEFRFDRACNALYYFFWHELCDWYIEFAKPALSGRAPRPRVAETVLFAIESSLRLLHPVMPHLTEELWQRLPRATAPGSGEPESIALQAYPLGDDDLVSDDVERGMDVVIAAVQAARSLRRERNLAAAAKMSVFVEDGDRDLIAFVVDQASLLDAVAGVGQVTAGRGPAGSVRDRVGGVNLAFEVEVPAMSESERAKLARDLQKIDAEIAGARGRLSNTGFLEKAPVHVVEGNRARLAELEERRQRVSEALGH
- a CDS encoding cobalamin B12-binding domain-containing protein, with product MTPHRILVAKPGLDGHDRGAKVVARALRDAGFEVIYTGLRKTPEQIVAAAVQEDVRAVGLSILSGAHNTLLPEVVDGLRAADADDVLVFAGGIVPERDIGGLRAAGVDEVFPPGSSTAEIIEYLNHRLGPP
- a CDS encoding sigma-54 dependent transcriptional regulator; its protein translation is MAPRVLVVDDEESIRSSLRMILEFERYRVEEASTGREALRRVMMRPPAAVLLDIKMPEMDGLATLSRLRERGHDMPVVMISGHGDIAAAVEATRLGAYDFLEKPLERDRVLLALRNAVERQRLEDENRLLRGAPFELVGESAAMRELRAVIERAAPTPATVLITGESGVGKELVARAIHAGSPRSDMPLVQVNCAAIPDELIESELFGHERGAFTGAVRRQIGKFTAADGGTIFLDEVGDMSARTQAKVLRALQSGEIEPVGARTTVTVDVRVVAATHRDLLAEIEEGRFREDLFYRLNVVPVHAPPLRERLDDLPLLVDHFIERFAAENNYRPKTLTGEATRQLQAMPWRGNVRELKNLVERLLILTPGDEIDRGDVLRLAGPERGELSEAILAVSTLREFRESAERLYLAKKLEEYGWNVTRTAKAIGTPRSNLYKKMDLHGLRREEPA